The Sphingomicrobium aestuariivivum DNA window GGCACCATGATGCGCACGCCATTGTCGAGCACGGCCGGCTTGTAGCTGGCGCTGGCCGTCTGGCCCTTCACGACCGCGTCGGCTTCGACCACCTCGGCCTCGACGAACTGCGGCAGCTGGACGCTCAGCGGGCGACCCTCGTGCGTTTCGAGAATGACGTCCATGCCATCGGTGAGGAACGCCGCCTGGTCACCGAGCAGATCCTTCTGGACGATGACCTGCTCGTACGTTTCCTTGTCCATGAAGGTCAGTTCCTCGCCGTCGGCGAACAGATACTGGTAATCCTGCGTCTCGAGGCGCACCTTCTCGACCGATTCCGCCGAACGGAAACGGACGTTGGTCTTGCGGTTGTCCTCGATGTTCTTGAGCTCGACCTGCATGTAGGCGCCGCCCTTGCCGGGCTGCGTATGCTGGATCTTGACCGCCTTCCACAGGCCCTTCTCATACTCGATGATGTTGCCGGGACGGATATCGACCGCATTCATCTTCATGACACGACTTCCTCTACTGTTTCGCCCGACCGGCAGGACATCCGCTGATGCCCTTCACTTCACCGACAGTCTGAAAGAACCGGGTTCGCTGACAAACGAACCGTCCGGACGCGTTGATCCTTATGGCTCACGCCCCTAGCCGTCCTCATCCTCGCCTGCAAGCAGCGGATAGGGATTGACGGGGCGGCCTTCCCACCAGCCCTCCTCGGGCTCCATCCGATGGACCGCGAAATGGAGGTGGGGACCGTCGGGGTTGGCATTGCCCGTATAACCCACCGTGCCGAGCCGCTGGCCGAGCGCGATCGCATCGCCTTCCTCGAGCCCCGGCGCATATTCATCGAGGTGGGCGTAATAGTAGATCCACTTCTTGTCGCTTGAGCGGACATAGAGCGTCTTGCCTCCGCCGCCGTCCGAAAAATAGATCTTCTCCAGCACGCCGGGCGCCGCCGCGACGACGGGCGTGCCGGTATCCGCCATGATGTCGATCGCGTCGTGGCGCCGGGCCCCGCCGGCACGCGCCTGCGTATAAGTGTCGACCAGCGCTTCGGGCGCCACGCCCGCGACCGGCACCGCCATGCCGCGCGGACCGATCTCGACCGAGCGGGCGCGCCGCAATTCGGGATCGAGCCGCAACGTGTCGCCGCGGTCGAGCCCCTCCTCGCCCACCGTCTCGAATTCGGCATCCTGCATCGGGCGCGGTTCGGGCGCTGCGGCAGTGGGGGCAGGCGCCTCGGCGACCTTCTCCTTCGCGGGCGACACTATCCCCGAGTTGAACGCGACCAGCCAGCCCATCGAGGTGACGATGGCGGTGACGACGGCGACGAGCAGCGACTTCATCTAGGAGATCACGCCTTGAAGGTGGCGCGGAAGCCGGGCTCGAGCATACGTGTGAGCGTCAGCACGTCCCAGTTGGTCAGGCGGATGCAGCCATGGCTTTCGGCATAGCCGATGGTCTGCGGCTCGGGCGTGCCGTGAAAGCCGTAATGCTCCTTGGTGAGATCGAGCCAGGCGACCCCGACCGGTCCGTTAGGTCCCGGCGGCAGGGTCACTTCCTCTTCGCTATCGGCGACATCCCAGAACAGGTCGGGCTGGTAGTTGAATGGCGGCAGATAGGCATAGGTGGTCGCCTTCCAGTCGCCGAGCGGCAGCGGGTCGTTCTCCGAGCCCGTCGTCACGGGGAATTGCGCGACCAGCTTGTCGGCATCGTCATAGACGCGCAGTACCTTGTCGCTCTCGTCCACCGTGACATAGGCGCCCTTCACGCCCGGGTCGGGCTGGACATTCAGGGCGTTGAACATGTCGCGCTCGGCCTCGTCGATATCGCCATAATCGCGCGCGGCCGGCAGCACGTTGGGCAGCTGAAGCACGGTGCCGATCTCGACGTTGCGCGCCTTGTCACCATTCAGGGCGATCAGCGTCTCGCGGGTGGTGTGGAAGCGCTCGGCGACTTCCTCAAGCAAATCCTCATAGGGCATGCGCTCGAGGTCGGCCTGCTTGGTCGGATCGTCGGGGATGGTCTTGAAGGGCGAACCGAAGCTGGTCTCGTCGATGCGCAGGAAGCGGGTCGGCTTTCGCGCATCGCGCAGCAGCTTCTTTCGCGTCGGCGTATCGAGTTCGCCCGTCACCTCGAGCCCATGGGCTTCCTGATAGCCTTTCAGCGCCATGATGAAATTCTGCCCCTCGCGCCCGTCGATCACGCCGGGCGAGAAATGGGCACGGTCGAGCAGGACCATGGCGTGAAAGACGTCATTGT harbors:
- the efp gene encoding elongation factor P — translated: MKMNAVDIRPGNIIEYEKGLWKAVKIQHTQPGKGGAYMQVELKNIEDNRKTNVRFRSAESVEKVRLETQDYQYLFADGEELTFMDKETYEQVIVQKDLLGDQAAFLTDGMDVILETHEGRPLSVQLPQFVEAEVVEADAVVKGQTASASYKPAVLDNGVRIMVPPHITSGTRVIVDTTDFSYSKRAD
- a CDS encoding M23 family metallopeptidase, with product MKSLLVAVVTAIVTSMGWLVAFNSGIVSPAKEKVAEAPAPTAAAPEPRPMQDAEFETVGEEGLDRGDTLRLDPELRRARSVEIGPRGMAVPVAGVAPEALVDTYTQARAGGARRHDAIDIMADTGTPVVAAAPGVLEKIYFSDGGGGKTLYVRSSDKKWIYYYAHLDEYAPGLEEGDAIALGQRLGTVGYTGNANPDGPHLHFAVHRMEPEEGWWEGRPVNPYPLLAGEDEDG
- a CDS encoding L,D-transpeptidase family protein translates to MARKPRVRLPRNKIITAFSAAIALAAGGAVLSSEGAEAQPAQQKANAAQATAAEKPTKQGNTYGSTALDEGKSDQRGLGDIDNDVFHAMVLLDRAHFSPGVIDGREGQNFIMALKGYQEAHGLEVTGELDTPTRKKLLRDARKPTRFLRIDETSFGSPFKTIPDDPTKQADLERMPYEDLLEEVAERFHTTRETLIALNGDKARNVEIGTVLQLPNVLPAARDYGDIDEAERDMFNALNVQPDPGVKGAYVTVDESDKVLRVYDDADKLVAQFPVTTGSENDPLPLGDWKATTYAYLPPFNYQPDLFWDVADSEEEVTLPPGPNGPVGVAWLDLTKEHYGFHGTPEPQTIGYAESHGCIRLTNWDVLTLTRMLEPGFRATFKA